In Mangifera indica cultivar Alphonso chromosome 7, CATAS_Mindica_2.1, whole genome shotgun sequence, the genomic window tttgaatttgtaaatttgcctacaataattgcaagcaacatcaaaattaccatcttccttttgtattttcttgaaatgaattttgaaaatatcggatgtaggaattttttgagattgttgttccatctccatctgttgttgatgttgttgttgttgctccacctcttcatattggttttcactttcttgtgaatgaaaatcatctataaattgattttcattcacatttgatatatgtgaatattgaccaaatcttcgtgaaccggaagaatttccactacttgccattttttaataataaatgaaattaattatataaataaattatatgattaattataaaagataataaaaaaataataaataaaattaattatagaaataaattctataattaattatgaattgtataaaaaaaattgaaattgaaattaataaaaaattaagaaagaatttaattaaatttaagaaaatttaattgaattgaaagattgagagaatattaagagtttaaagaatgagaatgagagtttgaaggattaagtgagagagtagagagagattgagatttgagagaatagaatttaaagtgatatatatagaaaaaaactttttttaaaaaaataagaaataggGGGGGGTgaatgaaattccaaaaaattgcaggggaccaacggtcccctgcaattcactgaaaattgcaggggaccaacggtcccctgcaattcactgaaaattgcaggggaccgttggtcccctgcaaatcTCCTtcaaaggcaacggttccctgcgcagggaaccgttgccttttttaataaaattcaaaaaattttcaaaaaattttcaaatttttttcggttcagcacagtaaaccgtcggttcataaaccggtttgaaccggcggttccacggtttcaatttatgtgaaccggaaccgaaccgtagaaccacggtttcggttccggtttaGCCCGGTTCCGGGTCTGCTGGTTCCGGTTTCAGGTTTAgccgggccggtttcggtccggttcacgggccaaaccggcccgtggccaggtctagaaGAGAGGATCTAGCTGACAAGATAACTGCCGAAAGTTTATATGTGGTAACCTATGTAgcaaaaaatatgataaataaaaaagaaagaatacttataaatataaaaaatataagagttttttaattagtattaaactttttattacaaaaatatataaatctgtataatataaaaatgaataataaaaaaagaataaagaaaaaaaaaactataaatagaaatcataaaattaattgtaaattgtttttgcgtaaacatatatagatatttaagaagaaaacaataatacacACTAATTTATATAGTATGCCAAAGAGGAGATAAGAAACACATCGAAAAGTAGAAAATAGATGAATTCAGTGTGAGATTTAGAGACACTTAGGGTTTGAAAGTAtaaaagatatgtgtttaattgattttatatttttttttaaaaaagaaacacGTTTCTTTCTTGGAAacgcatttcaaaatttttcaaaaattttgaaacaccctcgaaatgttttatataagttttagaaatgaaaatgtTTCTGAAATGTGAAAACGCACCTCATGGTGAATTTCTACGCTTCCTAGTTGGTAATTATTCCTACTTCTATTAGGggtgaatttaagttaaattaaatctaaataagagttaatttgaatttgatttgaattcaaagcTGCCGGTTCAAACTTCAATTGGAAAACAATAGCCACATAAAGGGAGAAGAATTGTCAGAGAAGTTGAAGAATTGCTAAAGAAGTAAACAAGAATTGCCAATAAGGCAACCTACCATACCAACGTCGATCTCAAGCTGGATGAGTTGAAATTGCCTTAACTGGGGTTTTATTTGTTCAAACCAAATGAATTAAACCCAAATTGACTTGACTCGAATTGCAAACCTATTAGAAACTAGAATTTTACATATAGAGGCTTTTTCTCACACTTTATATATCGAGATTTCTAATCAACCTTGGTGCAACCAGCACGCTTAAGTAGTTATCCTCTGTTTGCAGCAATAAATCCTTCCATTTCAAAACAGAGATACCCAATTAAACAATCCATTTGCATTTAATCTGGACGATATGATGATTCATGGTCTAACATAATGCATTTCTTGGAAAGGAccttcttattttcttattgCTTAACCATGAACTACAAATCAGTGGAGCAACCTTCAAGCTCCATATATATAGTTAAGTTCCTTGGCTATGATCAGTGCATGCAGAAATAGCTTAAAATTTTAGTAGCTAACAATGGAGATTGAGGTTGAAGTTATCTCCAAGGAGACAATAAAACCCTCTTCTCCAACTCCACACCATCTTCACCATTATCAATTCTCCTATATTGATCAATTATCTCCATCTGTCTTTGTCCCTTTGATCTACTTCTACGATATTCTTGATCACAAACTTGGCAACAATGATGTTTTAAGCAACCTGAAATCATCTTTGTCCAAGGTTCTCTGTCATTATTATCCATTAGCCGGCTGCCTGAAACATAACCATGCAGACTGCAACGATGATGGCGCGGTTTTCTTGAAGGCTCAAGTCAGTTGCCAACTCTCGCAGTTCATCCAAGAACCACTTCAACTGAGCTCAATAAATTCCTCCCTTGTGATCATCAGAAACAACATGGGCTGGAAAATTCCGTCCTTGCCATCCAAGTCAACTTCTTTAACTGTGGCAGTTTTGCCACTGGTGTTCTCATTTCACACAAGATTGCAGATGCTTCATCAATGATAACGTTTATCAAGAACTGGGCTGCTAATGCTCCTGGAGAAAGCGCCAATTTTTGTCCACAATTTGTGTCTGCCACTCTCTTCCCACCTAAAGATGTAGGTGGGTTATCTAGCACAGAAGCTGTTCCAAAGAGAAAAACATTGTGATGAAGAGGTTTGTTTTTCAGTGGCTCTAAAATAGCAGCTCTCAGAGAAAAATATTCTGATAAACCCACCTTAGAATATAACAAGATACATCCAACGCGTATGGAGGTGTTATCATCTTTTATATGGAGTCGTTTTGCTGCCTCCACTGAAAAAAAGATTGGGTTTCAAAGGCCTTACATGCTGGTTCATGCACTGAATTTGCGTAAGAGAATGCATGAGCCACTACCAGATGATTCATTTGGGAATATAGCTGGACCGTCAGGGATTATTGTTTCAGAGGATTCAGAATCCAAAGATTTGTATTGTCTAATCAGAAAGTTTAGAAATGCAATAAGCAAAATCAACAGGGATTATGTGATGAAACTGCTGGCTGGCGCCATGGAAAACTTTGGTTTTTCTGCAACGAATGATGAAAGATTGAAAAAGCAGAGATGGTCATCTTCTGGTACACAAGTCTTTGCAGGTTTCCCGTATATGAAGCTGACTTTGGGCTGAGGAGGCAATTATGGGTAGCTTGGGTGGCTTACCTTCCAGGAATTTAGTTGCTTTAATGGACACCAGAGATGGAGATGGAATTGAGGCATGGGTTCACATGACAGAAGAAGACATGGCCAAATTTGAAATGACCAACATCTGCTTTCTTATCTTTCTCCAACCTCAAACCCATAATATTTCTCTTGTAATAAACAActataatgaatatatttatatatatttggaataaatatttatgtgcTTATTTGAGCTTTGTTACTATATATCATTGCTCTTATATTTCATTGATGATGTCCTCCTGCAACACTTTCTTTGTATCTATCTATGTACTTTATTAAAGCCCAGGCTGTATACTTATACAAGGATGGCGCTGAGAGAGATTTCTGCTGTTTTCAATTCTGAACTTTGTAAGATACTGAACTAAAGTTCATAACAAACCAAGAGAAAAATCAGTCCTAAAAAGTAATCTCAGTAGACATACAAAATTTCGGTGGCTCAAGCAATGTGTTTATGTTGCAGAAAGCCGCtgttcttattattaatttgaagaaaatagtcaattcaaacttggttcaaatttgaaatcGTCAACTCGAGCTTTAATTGGTAAACAATAACGTTacagaaagagaaaaattgttagagaaAATCAAAATTGCCAGGGAAGTAAAAGAATCACtgaagaagtaaaaaaaaatggcCGACAAAGCAAACTACGATGCCAAGGTTGATCTCTAGCTGGGTTGCAAGTTCCAGAAGTTGAAATGCgtaaccttttaattttttgaaactaaactGTTGAGATGTAATTTAGTGATTTCACCGAAATATCAGTGTTTTCCTTTACAGATAAAGTATTTACTTGCTTCTCCTATAGCATTGAAGGGTGTTGGAAGCCTTCTTTTCATCTTTGGAAGTTCTCTGGGAGATTATCTTTTGGTTGGTATTGTGGTCTCTCTCTGGTTTTTTGAAATTGGCAATAACATGAATTAACTACATTAactccattttttatttttttgttgtggtGCAGCTTCTGCATCAGGCTATTGCTACTCCTATTCTATATGATTTCTACAACTATGATGCTGTTAAAAGGGAATTCGGTCAAACCTTTTCAAAGTTTACACAGGTTagtaattaagatttaatttgcTGTAAGCTCAGTTGGTACCCTCTTCCCCTTTCGTTTAGAAtttccttaaattttattgtgGTTGTGACATtgttttaaatcttttttcctTGTCTTTTCGCATGAAGAACTCAATGCCAAGATGAAAACTGAAGAAAGAGGCtcccaaaaccaaaactttataAAGAATTATATTCTGTTATGCCCGGTTCTAGTTTCACGGTCGATATCTGACTCTGCCTGGATGTAGTCTAGGATCTAGTTTTGTATGATTCCATGTTTGAAGTTggtttttttgtctttaaattagttaaaaagaAGTTGTTTACTTGTTATTGAACTGAATTTATGGAGACTTGTCTTGGTTAATCAATCATGGGAAGCAGATTTGATGAAGTTGGCCTGATTTTATTGACTTATTTCATAATCGATGGGAATGCATTGGAACTCCTAATGCTCCTTCTGAATGTGCCCTATTCATGCTTTGTTGCTTTATCTTAATCACGACGGTTAACAAAACTTGATCTGCAACAAATTTGGACGCATGCTTCCAACGCGTGTTGAGGCCTCATCATCTTTTATATGGAGTCGATTCACTGCTTCCTCTGGAACGAAGATAGGGGTTGAGAGGCTTCGCATGTTGTTTCATCCGGTGAACGAAGATAAACTACTTAAAGTTTACGTCTTTTATTCTAACCTTTAAATTACATTTCATTTGTCCATGCTATTGCACTATAAGATCATGACCATTAATGTGGTTAGGTCGCATCTACATCTAATAATTGATTCgaaccaaatttaaaataaacaagagTTAATTTGAACTTTTCTCGAATTCAAAACTACCATCTCGAATTCAAAGAAaagtcattaaaaaataattgttggAGAAATAGAAATATAGTCAAAGTAGAAAGGAAACAATCGCTATCAAGACATACTTCGACAATAACATTGATCTCGAATTAAAATTACTTCAACTcgttgtttgatttgaattaattcaatttgaattatcaGTATGTTAGaacttacacacacacacacacacatatatatatagagagagagagataccAACACTTAAACAATcctctttatattaatttaaatgattagATGTTCTCTTCTATTTATATACCCACATCTAAGTCAATTCACAATCAATATGAGATTCCTAAGCCTGTGTGTGCGcgcacacacatacacacacacatatatatatgagaaattgaaatttttatcttttttttttttactgtgtatacatttataccacttattttaaaacttaaacaaaaataccacaacagtaatatatttttctaaaatacccgTATTAATATAACTTAtgcagaaagaaaaaatatcatctatattttttttcttagccTTCTAGTAAGGAAGGAATCATTgcaatatggaaaaaaaaatcttcaacaaagaagacacgtgattgaacaataaaacttgcatattatgtattttttttttatgaacaattaaaaatcaaataatatatggtagattcatattcataactttctgtgaaatttaattttgttgtgatttcatattattagattatctaatattgttattttatattatttttattatttaaagttgttataatattgtattaatagttataaaatataaaattttaaatctgaaaagTTTTTAGATAATACAGACAGACGAGCAGGTTCGATGATAACTATTCCCTTTTTCATCAATTCGGTAAGAGCGAAATCCTTCTCAATCATCCAAATAGGTTAGCGTCACCAACCTCTTGACTTTAACACTAACCCTTGACGGCAACGCCGACCCCCTCCtggatttattatttttgagttCTCTTTCATATAGTAAAATAAACTCATttgcaatattttaatttatatgggCTCTACTGTTGAAAGAATCTTTCATGcagtaaaataaaatcatttgcaatattttaacttatatggGCCCCATTGTtggaagaaaatttagaaataaaatcaagttatttgcaatattttaacttaaatgtATGGGCCTATTGCATGAAGGagaactaaaaataaataaatccagAAGGGGGGTTGGTGACGCTAACCCAttcttcatttgaaaatttttcagatttaaaattttatattttataattattaatataatattataataactttaaacaataaaaataatatgagataaaaatattaaacaatctaacaatataaaatcacaataaaattaaatttcatataaagTCATGAACATAAATCTACcatacattatttaatttttaattgttcataaaaaaacacataacatattaACCTGAATGTAGATGATTTTACTGTGAAATATttgtaacaaatattaattctctaaataaatttagtaatttttgttTCTCTCACACTAAAAGActgaggaaaaagagagagataatattctctctttctgcatAAGTTACATCAATGAAGGTATTTTAGggaaataaaatactattatgatatttttgtttaagttttgagatGAATGACATGTTTGTATACATggtaaaaaaaaagagtaaaaatttcagtttccctatatatatatatatatatatatatatatatatatatatatatatatatatatatatatatatatatataattgtcaaCAATTCTACgtatcaattttcaatttacaaACACAAATGtatatagtaaaatctcaaattctcattctctaattttaaaaaactcaaacactcactcatgatttagaaaattaataatttttctttaaaattaagttaaagttaagggtaaaatatcatttaataataatatttaaagtttatatcattttacccccttaatttaaaaaactaatagtttcccctaaaattaagttttgaaaaatgatattttccccctacctagggtttccaattttgtcGACAAATTTTCAGCTAACAATGGccgatctctctctcttttggtGTTGTCTCTCTCTTCGGTGCTCAATATCGGATCAAAGATATATAGATTTGACGAAATCCAGATGAAGAGTCTCTTCATTTGGATTCCGTCAAATCCAGATGGTGTTAGTCTGATATTGAGTACCAGAGGGAGAGACGacattgggagggagagagatcgatTATCGTTGGCCAAAAATTTATCGGCGaaattggaaaccttaggtAGAGGGAAGTGTcgcttttcaaaacttaattttaagaaaaattgttagtttttcaaattaagggggtaaaatgatataaactttaaatattatttttaaataacgattttgtccttaaccttaacttaattttggataaaattattagtttttcaaatcataggtatatatttaagtttttaaaagttaaaaagtggGAGGTTAGGATTTCACTATacgttgggtgggaataagtcttttggcccagAGTCAATGGGTGCTGACAGCAATAAAGACACTAATAGGCCGGTGAACAATCATATGCATATACAAATAGCAAGTTAGTAGAGCTAATattcaactttatttttttaattaagtttgatCTGGACCATATAATGATTCATGGTTTACTGTAATGTATTTCTACTAAATTTCTTGAAAAGGACCTTCTCAATTCCTTATTACTTAACTGTGAATTACAAAATCAGTGGAGCTACCTGCAGGCTCTATATAGAGTTAAGTTCCATGGGCCATGGAATTAGTGCACAGTAGCTAACAATGGAGATTGAGGTAGAAGTTATCTCCAAAGAGACAGTCAAACCCTCTTCTCCAACTCCGCAC contains:
- the LOC123221547 gene encoding vinorine synthase-like; protein product: MEIEVEVISKETIKPSSPTPHHLHHYQFSYIDQLSPSVFVPLIYFYDILDHKLGNNDVLSNLKSSLSKVLCHYYPLAGCLKHNHADCNDDGAVFLKAQKQHGLENSVLAIQVNFFNCGSFATGVLISHKIADASSMITFIKNWAANAPGESANFCPQFVSATLFPPKDVGGLSSTEAVPKRKTL